From the Mesotoga prima MesG1.Ag.4.2 genome, the window TGCTGCGATCTACTCCAATAATGACGGAGTATACGGTGTGGCACCAGACGCTACCCTTGTTCCCGTAAAGGTTCTCAGCGCTTCGGGAAGCGGAACTCTCGAATCGATTATCTGGGGTATCCAATGGGCAATCGATAATGACATTGATGTAATAAACATGAGCCTGGGTACTTCAAGCGATATGCAGTCCCTCGAGGATGCTTGCAATGCGGCCTTTGCCGACGGAATTCTCATCGTCGCTGCGGCAGGGAACAGCGGTAACAAACCTGGAAATAGGGACACCGTTGAGTATCCTGGAGGATACGCCTCTGTCATAGCTGTCGCGGCTTCAGATTCGAACGACGCGAGAGCGACTTTCTCCAGCACAGGTCCTGACGTTGAATTAATTGCCCCCGGCGTAAGCATATTAAGCACTATTCCCGGAGGCGACCATGCTTATTATAGTGGGACTTCTATGGCTTCGCCCCATGTTGCTGGAGTGGCTGCACTTGTTCTTGCTGCAAAGCCTACGCTTACAAACGCCGAGGTTAGATTGATTCTTCAACAAACGGCAGAAAATCTTGGACTGAAACAGGAGCATCAGGGATATGGGCTGGTCAGAGCGGATCTCGCAGTTCAAGCGGCCTCTGTAACTACTCCTCCCGCTTCGGACACTGATCCCGAACCCGGTACAGTAACAGTTTCCAATATCAGCTATTCATTGAGCAGAAATGCCAAACATATGTATGTTTCAGTTCAGCTGGACCCGGTTGTCGTCGGAGCAAGTGTTTCGATAGAGGTCTATCTCAATAACGGTAGCTCCCCGTACTTTGTCGGTACGATCACAACAGATACTTCCGGAGTCACCAAGTTCACAGTTGTCAATGCACCATCGGGGTCATATTCAACAGTAGTGACTGACGTTTCAGCAGCTGGGTACACCTGGGACGGTGTATTTCCAGAAAACAGTTACAGCAAGTAACATTCTAGGTGATGAACGGCGCTTGATTATTGAGGCTTGATGGGAAAGACTTGAAATAGAACAGCAAAACAGTCCGAATCGCCTGGGCTGAAGTTTGGGAATATTTCTGATAGAATCGTCCTTGTCCTTCCTTCTAGTAAGGTATTCTGAATTTATGCAGGTGGGTTTGCTACACTTGTGATTCACACTTGTCAAAGATATAGGAAAATCCTAACTTCGTGCTGGTTATCAGTGAGTTCCTATCTCTTAATTGTATATGCAGATGATGAGTTTCGATGACGTTGGTTCATATTTGAAAGTTTTGAATAACCCGTTTAGGGAAGTTGTTCCAGGTATATGTATTGAGTTTATCGAAACAACAGGAAAATTGAAGTCAGAGAAGACTGAGAAAAATTTCTGTCAACGAACAAACTTCTCTAAATGGTGGCAATCCGGTCGACACTGTCTCATTTTGCTCTTTATCCACGATCTAATTCTTTGTCAGATGAAGTATCGCTCATCAAGCGACCGTGAAAAATATGACGGAACACCAATATTCCGTAAACAAGTGAAATTCCTGAAGCGGAAATGTGGAGTATTGCAGATTAGTGTAGAAGTGTTTGACAAGTATTATTGGTCTTCGCGCAGATGAGCATGCGAGCACTTGGGATCATAAGTACACTAAACCCTTTCATTTAGTCTCTGGATTTTGGTGTGTTTCGTTCTTAGTGTTGCATAATCTTCCCAAAAGAGTCTCAGCGGAGTTATATCCAGTGTATTCGACTTCTAAGAAATATCAGAACATCGTCAACGCACGACAGATTACTGTATTGATTTGACAAGAGCAATGAAGTGATAAACTAAATTGAAAGTGCAGGTGTGCATGCAATGACGAAGATGGAGTTTACGGTCAACTACAAGAGGTGAGATGGAAATTGCAGAGCAAGACATTACATGGAGTTTCGATCTTAACTGCAAGAAACTTTGCACAATCTCCGTCATGGAAGTGCATTTTTGATTGGGAAGATGAGATCTCTAACTTGCTGTTTTTGCCTCTGGAAGAACTCACAAAGCCAAGGAAGTTCTCTAGATTATTGTGCGATCCAAAGACATTTAAGTATGCTCTGCCCATAGTGAAGAGAATTATTAACGGGTGTAGGGGAAAAATTGGGATAGTTTATCTAATGGCACCAGAGAATATCAGGTTTGTTCTGAAGTCCAAGTTGAAACTCGTACCGATCTTCATTGATACACCAACCTCATCGTATAACTCGCTACGAAGGCTTTGTAAGGTATTTCCCTTCTACTATGTTTCATCATACGAGACTTTTGAACACTTAAGTCTTTATCACGATAACGTGAGATTCTTGCCGTTTTCTGTGCCGGAAACCTGGAAGCTGAACCGAATACCGGAGAAGCAACTCGATGTGCTTCAAATAGGTAGAAAGAATCCCCTTCTTCATAAGTGGATGTTGAGGATGGCTTCAGAAAATGGCATCGAATATGTTTATCAAAGGATAGAAGATGGCGTTCTGAATTATTGGTCAACAAAGGATGGCTTGATTGGCGATTTCAGAGATAGGCGAAAGTTTGCTCATCTTTTGGGAAAAGCTAGGGTTAGTCTTGTATCTTCTGGAGGAATCGATGGTAGTCGAAAAGGTTTCGACATAAATCCTGTGACTGTTAGGTTCTTTGAGAGCGCAGTAAACTATTGTTACATGATCGGAAGGTATCCGCCGGAATCGAAAGACTTTGAGTACACACGCATGTCTGAGATTGTTATTCGTGTTGATGACGAAAGATCCTTTAGAAAGCAACTAATTAAGTGTCTGGATAAACCGTTCAACCTTAAGGAAAAATATGACTCAATCATTGACAGCAATTCAACTCGATGTATTGCCTCAATAATTAAAAGAGATCTGGAGAATTATCTCGAGAAGCCTGGCTTAGTCACCAACTAGTTATGCCCTGAATAGGGGCATGCTTGGCTTTTACTCTAGACACTACACTGAAAACGTATTCTTGAAGTTGTGATGAACTACAAGCTGAAAACATTCAGGAGGTTGTTGTATGAAGAAACACGCCTTAATCACGGGTATTACCGGCCAAGATGGATCTTATCTTGCAGAATTGTTGTTGGATAAGGGTTATGAAATTCATGGAATAATAAGGAGATCAAGCAGTTTCAATACGAAGAGAATTGATCATCTATACAAGGATCCTCATGAAAGAGATGTCAATCTCTTTCTTCATTATGGAGACTTGACGGATTCAACTAATCTGATCAGACTCATTCAAGAGATACAACCTGATGAAATATATAACCTCGCTGCCCAGAGTCATGTCAAGGTCTCTTTTGAGACGGCAGAATACACCGCTAATTCAGACGGATTAGGGACTCTCAGACTGCTGGAAGCGATACACTTTCTCGGACTCGAGAAGAAGACCAAGTTCTATCAGGCATCTACAAGTGAGCTTTACGGGAAAGTGCAAGAAACTCCTCAGAAAGAGACAACGCCATTCTACCCTAGAAGTCCATATGCAGCGGCCAAACTATACGCTTACTGGATAACAGTTAACTACAGAGAAGCCTATGGGATCTTTGGGAGCAATGGCATCCTCTTTAATCATGAGTCACCAAGAAGAGGAGAGACATTCGTTACCAGAAAGATCACAAGGGCAGCTTCAAGAATATCACATGGCCTTCAAGACAGGCTATATCTTGGAAACATGGACGCGAAGAGAGACTGGGGGTATGCTCCTGATTACGTGAAGGCAATGTGGCTGATGCTCCAGCAGGAAGAACCGGGAGACTTTGTCATAGCCACTGGAGAAACCCATACTGTAAGAGAATTCGTCGAACTGTCTTTCAAAGAAGCAGGAATAGATATTCATTGGAGTGGAACTGGCGTTGAAGAGAAGGGAATCAACTCAAAGACGGGAAAGATAGTCGTTGAAGTAGACCCTGATTACTTTAGGCCAACAGAAGTAGAGTTACTCCTTGGAGATCCAACCAAGGCAAGAGATAAGCTAGGTTGGCAACCTGAAGTCAAATTCAAAGAACTCGTTGAGATAATGATGAAAGCCGATCTCGAAGCCGCGAAGTATGAGAAGTATAAGAAGCAGTACAACGGATAGTGGAGAGTTGAGGGTGGAGAGTGGTGAGTAGAAAGTAGTGAGCCGAGAGTGGGAAGCGGAGTGTGGAGAATGGAGAGTTCTGAGTAATGAATGTTATGTTAATGACCGTTCGAGAACTGTAGTACGGAGGTTAGGAATATGTTCTACAAAGACCTAGATGTATATAAGAAAAGCATAGATTTCGTTGTTGACATATACAAGACTACCGAATCCTTTCCTGAAAGCGAGAAATTCGGTTTGATTTCACAACTAAGGAGAGCCGCAGTCTCTTTACCGTCAAATCTAGCTGAAGGCAGTGGAAGGAATGGGAGGAAAGAACTAATAAACTTCCTCCATTTAGCTAGAGGGTCATTATTTGAAATCGGGACTCAGCTTGAGATTAGTCACAGGCTGAGATTTGTGAGTCAAGAGAACTATGCTAAACTCGAAGAAAGACGTGCAACAATTCAGAGAATGATGAATGCATTAATTTCTTCTCTGAGAAAGAAGGGAGAAAATAATGACTGAAGAAGAAAAGGGAGCTTATTCCTCCACGCACTACTCTCAACTCACAACCGATTCCAAGATCTACGTCGCCGGTCACAATGGGCTTGTTGGTTCGGCCATTATGAGGAAGCTAGAGTCTGAGGGTTTTAGGAACATAGTCACCAGAACCTTCGAAGAGCTTGATCTGACTAATCAAAAGGCAACACGGGAGTTCTTCGAGAAGGAGAGGCCGGAATATGTATTTCTCGCCGCGGCAAAGGTTGGAGGAATACAGGCAAACAGCGTATATCCTGCCGACTTCATATACATAAACCTCATGATCGAATGTAATGTCATAAAGGCCTCTCATGAATTCGGAGTAAAAAAGCTTCTGTTTCTCGGAAGCTCTTGTATATATCCTAAGTTGGCGCCTCAGCCGATAAAGGAAGAGTATCTTCTTTCCGGATATCTTGAAGAGACAAATGAACCTTATGCACTTGCAAAGATCTCCGGCATGAAGATGTGCCAGTACTTCAATAAGCAATACGGGACTAATTTCATAAGCGTTATGCCTACGAATCTATATGGACCAAATGATAACTTCGATCTGAACACAAGCCATGTATTACCAGCGCTGATTCGAAAGTTCCACGAAGCAAAGGTAAACAAAGCTCCTTATGTTGAAATATGGGGAACGGGTACCCCCAGGAGAGAATTTCTGTTTGTGGATGATCTGGCAGACGCCTGTCTCTTTCTCATGAAGAACTACTCGGGAAATGACTTCTTCAACGTAGGAACTGGAGAAGACGTAACAATAAGAGAACTTGCAGAGCTCATTGGAGAAGTTGTAGGATGCAAGGGTGAGTTGAAGTTCGATACTTCCAAACCAGACGGGACACCCAGGAAACTGCTCGATGTAACTAGGATTCATGAAGCTGGTTGGAGACACAGGATAGGATTGAAGAAGGGCTTAGAGAAGACTTATGAGTGGTTTAGCAAAACTTATCTTTAATAGACTAGGAAGGTCGAATTGCTTTTCAAGCGTCAGTTCCTCCCAATGATATTAACACCTTGTGCTACTATTTTTTCAAACCTTCATTGATTCCATTCCTAGAAACCACTAGGAAAAGTACCCTGATTGTTTTACTCACAAAAAAGAGTTCTGAAAGCGCCCAGAACTTCGCTTGATCATATCCTGCACATACTTTATTAATTGCATCGTTGCTGACTTCAATCAAATTAAGAGTAATGAGTAAGTTCTCATCTCACCCTTGTAATCTGATCCAATCATTAGGAAAGATCCCAGAAAAATCCAGATCTCTGTTCACCATTCTTTCAGGTGCAATTACAGTTCTGTTAGGGTTTCTGTTGAGCCATGCTGCCCACCAGCTGAAAGTACTATTTGCTATGATATTATGTTTGCAGAGGCTCATAAGCTGCATATCTCTGTAACTATTCGAGCCTATGTTCCAGTCAATTACTGTGAAACGAGCATCAGAGAAGCTATTTTTGGCCCACTGAGGGTCATCACAAAAAACATAAAAGACTGGTTCTACAACCGTATTCTCCATAGTTTGAATTGCTCGAAGATAGTATTGATCACTACATATGCCACCGAACAATCCCAAATTGCTGCTTTTAAGAAAGTCTCCTCTCCTAAAGTGCACGCCTACGGCTTCTACCTTAGCGATTTCGTCGGCTAATCGTTTATTATTGTCAGAACTGAAAGCAGGGAAAGTGAAGACATCTCTTAATTCTTTTGCACAGGGCTCAAGATAATTCATATTCTGCCAGTAGCCCTTTAAGTAACGATTGTTTCCTTTCAAAACATCGGGGTCAAAAGAAAATGGGATCTTTTCTTCAAAGTACACTTTTGGTTTTCTGAATAGCTTCCAAATGACTTTCCTGGGGCTAAGTCGATTCCCACCTGTCAACTTTGAAATGACGTCAAGATTAGCATGAGCAATATCCAAATTAAACAGTCTTTCAAGCTCAAATCCATTATTCATTGGTGTTGTCGAGTACTGAGTGCAGTCAGCTTTCACTTCCTGATTGTTCTTTTTAAGAAAACAGTAGAGACCATATTGAAACATCTGATTACCCAGTCCTCCGCCAAACCAAACTACACGCATAATCACACCACCCGGTTCCTGATGAAAGAAAAATCACTCAGACAAGAAACTCTTACATTTAAAACATTGTCTTGCTTCTTTTGAGATCTTGAATAACTTAAGAGTCCAAACAACCAAAGTCATTTGCCCTTCTATGCCTAAGAATGTCACTTAGAAGTCTTCAATCTTCACTTGATTTCAGCGCACTGACTTCATAAAGCTGGATTCAAAGGATATTTGTTAAATTGTAAAAAAGCGATCTGTTGGGTTCTAAACTCTCTTTGTAAGTTTCAGCTCGTTTCACCACATACTTTCATGAAAACATTATCATGATTGACCACAGCACAAAGTCTGTCAAGTAACGGCCACCTAGAAATACGTTGATTCAGCAAAAGAGACTAAAGGATTTCATTCAGATACCTCATTTGCCAAGAGCCAAGTTTTCGGAGATACCAAAGAATTGCACAAACTTCAATTCTCAAAGTGTCCGCAGTATTATAAACTCTCACAGTCTCTTCCCTTTATACCTCAAATAGCTGAAGTAGAGGTTCGGAAAGTGCATCAAGAGGACTTTTACGAGCTTATCTTTCATTGATTGTCCTTCGTATCTGCGTATCTGCTCACTAATAATCTGGACATTCATGAGATTAATAAGTTTCCTACTTGGGAATCCACCAAGAGCAAGACTCGCGATTGCACCAACATATGCTCTCGGAATCAGGTTACTATCCATCATCTCCATGATCTCCCTTTGTGCACCATGTGCTTCCAGAAACCTCCTCAACCTTCTGAGAGCCCCTACTGTGTGGAAGTGTCTGTAATCGTTTATCCTTGATGCTGAGCGAATCCTAATCACTGACTTTGCAAGAGATTGTTCTTCAAATACCACTTTTTCTGCAACATAGAGCGCTTTCATAGTGAACTCCACGTCTTCGCCGTTTGTGGCTCCGGCTTGGTACTTATGCATGTGTTTTCGCAAAAATGATTTGTTGTACAAGACACTTCCCGTCCACAACCACGTCTTGTTTTTCATCATAAGAAGAAGGACTGTTCTTCCATCTGTAGGTTCACATAAATATTGGTATTTGTCTTCGAATCTCCGGATCGTCTGGCCATTAAAGTCAACAACGTCATATCCAAAAGCCAAAATTTCAGCCCGCGTCTCACGAGCCTTTCTGTATATGTTACTTAGGCAGTCTTTTGACATTAGATCATCTGAGTCGAAGAATATAACGTATTCTCCTCTAGCGGAAATCAGACCCATGTTCCTTGCCGAACTAACGCCGGAGTTTTCTGTTCTAATTATCCTTGAGAAAGTCGCTGAGTTTTGAGATGAATCTAGCACTGACCTAACCACTTCTTCTGTGCCATCTGTTGATCCATCGTTGACAACTATCACTTCGAAATCTACGCCTTGCTGGGCTATGATGGTCCTGAGCGTTCTTTCAATAAATCTCTCAGCATTGTATGCAGGTACCACCACTGTGACGGCCACATTTTCTTGAACACCTGCTGAAGTGGACAACCTTTTGTCCATCACCGAACTCTCCTCCCGTGGTTGCTAATGACGAATTAGATGTTCGAACGTACAACGGAACAATTTCCCAAAGATTCGTACTGAAGCTAACGGTGAGACTTAGCTGTCTCTCCTATAATTTCTTCGTAGATATCCCGCTCTTTCCTAGCTATTTCGTGCCAATCATATGAGGGCACACAGTGACTCACAGTGTCAAACTCGAGCTCATCCGAAATAATCCATGAAATTCTTTGAGCTAGCTCCTCTGAGAGGTCTTCGCTGTTACTTGAGAGAAGTCGCTCATCTCCAATGGCTTCCGGTATCCCTCCCACATTGGTTCCTACTACTCTAGCTCCACAAGCTCTAGCCTCAAGAATAACCGTTCCAAAACCTTCTTGTCTGCTGGGTATGACAAGGACATCGATTCCATTCATGACTACTGGCATGAGTTCGTATTCTACTCTGCCGGCGAAGTGCGTCAAATCCGTAGGCATACATTCCCTTAGCGTGTTTATTAAAGGGCCATCACCTACAATGAGGAAGAAGACGTCTGATCTGAGCTTCATTAGCTCTTCCGCGATTGCCGGAAGTCGATCTGCTCCTTTCACTTCCATTAGATTACCGACAAAACCCACGATCTTCTTATCGAGCGGCAGGCTCATCTTCCTTCTTGCCTCTTCCTTGTCCATAGGTTTGAATACGTTGGTATCTACTCCATTTGGGATGACAATCCCATTGGACTTGTCATAATCCAGTTTCTCAGATGCATCTCTCATCAAAGCCTTGCTCACAAAGATTACCTTTGCTGCCTTTTCAAGCACCTCTTTTACGAAAGCCTTGTTGTTGTTTGAAATGGAGTGAATCTCACCACCATGGGCGGTAACTATATATGGAACATTGTACTTCTCAGAAAGCAGCAGAGCGGCATATCCCTCCGGGAAGACTCTGTGAGCGTGAAGCAAACGGAATTCCTGGATCTTCTTGTTCTTCTCAATGGCAGTTGCCATTCCCCGAGCGTATTTCACCCACGAATTGGCTTCCTGTCTAATCAGCCCAATGCGATCTCTTAAGCCAAGAGAGACATTTAATACGGGGTAGTGCTTCTCATTCAAGTTCACCGACTTTACTGATTCAGATGGGGAATATCCTTTCAGCTTTTTCACAAGCCTAATTGGGAAGTTATCAAATGTAGAAACCGGAGCGAAATCGAAAGGCACACCTAACTCTGTCAGCGCCTTAAGCCTCTCGACTATGAAGACACCACTAGACGAGCTTTTTGGTTTTGGGAACATCTCTGAGAAGATCAGTACGCTTGGCGTCTCTCTACTCATGGGCTCACCTTTAGTCATTTTGACTGGATAGCTGATACGGAAGATTCACGATGAGTATCAAGCTTTCAGCCCTTGAAATTCCTCTTGAGCTTCTTTTCAGACACTACTGAAAGGACGAAATTGCTCTTCCATTCGGCTTCAGGAAGGAGGTAGTTCCGCTCTAAGAAGTTCTTCATTGCCAATTCCTGCGGCCAATAGTTATCCTTTTTGAATTCAAGAGTTCCATCTTCAAGAAGAAAATAACAGCCTGGAACGTTGTCTACTTTCATCTGTATTGGAGTAATGACTCCGATAAATGGAGAGATTTCGATTATCCAGAATTTGCCTTCTCTGTCCCTCATCATGTCGACTCCAAGCATTGCCTTTCCGATAAGGCCATACGTCTTCAGAGCAATCTCGACTGCTTCCAGAGGAAGATCTTCCTTTATAACTATTCCACTACCCGAGGCTCTAAAGTCGTTTCTTTTGGGTTTCCGAAAGTAACCAGTTACTACGTTTCCTGCAACATTCACCCTTACGTCAAGGCCATCTCCATTTACTAATCTCTGAAGGTAAACGTAGTTCTTCTGACGAAAGTATGCATTGCTGCACTTCTTTCCATAGAAAGAGAATGCCCTGCGAGAAAACCGGGAAAGCTGTGCAGGGTTCTTAATTAGATCTACTTCCCTTGAGCTAGCGCCGTGAAAACGTTTTGAAACTAGAGGAAATAAGAATTTCGTCTTCATTTGCTCGATTTCGTGGTAATCGTTAGAAATGAAGGTATCCGCAACGGGTAGCCCATTCATTTTCAGAAAGTATGTAGACATTACCTTGTCATCGCAAAGGAGAAGCGTTTCATAGTCGGGAAAGCATTTCTTGCCCAGCTTCTTCTCGAGAATGTAAATCTTTCTCTTTATCTCGTCCAGTTCAGCGGGACCGCTATTCGGGGACCAGATTATCAAGTCAAAATTCTTTGCCGCTTCTAGCCAGTCTGAACGATGGTATTCGAATATCTCGAAATCGAAGCCGTTGTTCTTCAGAAACCTCCTGTATTTTGTCCAGTGCGGATTTTCGTTTGTGTCACGAGTCAATCCTACAAATGGTTTCTTCTTCTCTCGAGGCCAATCAACGATAACATCGCAAGGTTTGTAAAGCTCCACATCATCTTCTCTTGGATTCCTGATGTCGGGATTGCCCAGTATTCTTATTGAAAAGTATCTCTTTAGCCTAGTAAGCAACTCACACCTCTTCGAGACTCACAATACTGGTTGTAAACTCATTTCATATTCTTAACTATCCAGAATAGCAGTGATGAAATCTACAAAAGCACTCTCTTTTGAATTATCCCACACAAACCTATCATAATTTGCTCTGAGATTGTCCAAAAAACAACCATAAGAGTCTAGTGCATTCAGAATCAAAGATGGATCTTTCGGTTCTTCAAGAAGATCAAGAATAATGCCGGTTTGGGTTTCTTCAACGATCT encodes:
- a CDS encoding alpha-1,2-fucosyltransferase, with product MRVVWFGGGLGNQMFQYGLYCFLKKNNQEVKADCTQYSTTPMNNGFELERLFNLDIAHANLDVISKLTGGNRLSPRKVIWKLFRKPKVYFEEKIPFSFDPDVLKGNNRYLKGYWQNMNYLEPCAKELRDVFTFPAFSSDNNKRLADEIAKVEAVGVHFRRGDFLKSSNLGLFGGICSDQYYLRAIQTMENTVVEPVFYVFCDDPQWAKNSFSDARFTVIDWNIGSNSYRDMQLMSLCKHNIIANSTFSWWAAWLNRNPNRTVIAPERMVNRDLDFSGIFPNDWIRLQG
- a CDS encoding glycosyltransferase family 2 protein, which codes for MDKRLSTSAGVQENVAVTVVVPAYNAERFIERTLRTIIAQQGVDFEVIVVNDGSTDGTEEVVRSVLDSSQNSATFSRIIRTENSGVSSARNMGLISARGEYVIFFDSDDLMSKDCLSNIYRKARETRAEILAFGYDVVDFNGQTIRRFEDKYQYLCEPTDGRTVLLLMMKNKTWLWTGSVLYNKSFLRKHMHKYQAGATNGEDVEFTMKALYVAEKVVFEEQSLAKSVIRIRSASRINDYRHFHTVGALRRLRRFLEAHGAQREIMEMMDSNLIPRAYVGAIASLALGGFPSRKLINLMNVQIISEQIRRYEGQSMKDKLVKVLLMHFPNLYFSYLRYKGKRL
- the gmd gene encoding GDP-mannose 4,6-dehydratase, which gives rise to MKKHALITGITGQDGSYLAELLLDKGYEIHGIIRRSSSFNTKRIDHLYKDPHERDVNLFLHYGDLTDSTNLIRLIQEIQPDEIYNLAAQSHVKVSFETAEYTANSDGLGTLRLLEAIHFLGLEKKTKFYQASTSELYGKVQETPQKETTPFYPRSPYAAAKLYAYWITVNYREAYGIFGSNGILFNHESPRRGETFVTRKITRAASRISHGLQDRLYLGNMDAKRDWGYAPDYVKAMWLMLQQEEPGDFVIATGETHTVREFVELSFKEAGIDIHWSGTGVEEKGINSKTGKIVVEVDPDYFRPTEVELLLGDPTKARDKLGWQPEVKFKELVEIMMKADLEAAKYEKYKKQYNG
- a CDS encoding ATP-grasp domain-containing protein; this translates as MLTRLKRYFSIRILGNPDIRNPREDDVELYKPCDVIVDWPREKKKPFVGLTRDTNENPHWTKYRRFLKNNGFDFEIFEYHRSDWLEAAKNFDLIIWSPNSGPAELDEIKRKIYILEKKLGKKCFPDYETLLLCDDKVMSTYFLKMNGLPVADTFISNDYHEIEQMKTKFLFPLVSKRFHGASSREVDLIKNPAQLSRFSRRAFSFYGKKCSNAYFRQKNYVYLQRLVNGDGLDVRVNVAGNVVTGYFRKPKRNDFRASGSGIVIKEDLPLEAVEIALKTYGLIGKAMLGVDMMRDREGKFWIIEISPFIGVITPIQMKVDNVPGCYFLLEDGTLEFKKDNYWPQELAMKNFLERNYLLPEAEWKSNFVLSVVSEKKLKRNFKG
- a CDS encoding glycosyltransferase encodes the protein MSRETPSVLIFSEMFPKPKSSSSGVFIVERLKALTELGVPFDFAPVSTFDNFPIRLVKKLKGYSPSESVKSVNLNEKHYPVLNVSLGLRDRIGLIRQEANSWVKYARGMATAIEKNKKIQEFRLLHAHRVFPEGYAALLLSEKYNVPYIVTAHGGEIHSISNNNKAFVKEVLEKAAKVIFVSKALMRDASEKLDYDKSNGIVIPNGVDTNVFKPMDKEEARRKMSLPLDKKIVGFVGNLMEVKGADRLPAIAEELMKLRSDVFFLIVGDGPLINTLRECMPTDLTHFAGRVEYELMPVVMNGIDVLVIPSRQEGFGTVILEARACGARVVGTNVGGIPEAIGDERLLSSNSEDLSEELAQRISWIISDELEFDTVSHCVPSYDWHEIARKERDIYEEIIGETAKSHR
- a CDS encoding four helix bundle protein; the encoded protein is MFYKDLDVYKKSIDFVVDIYKTTESFPESEKFGLISQLRRAAVSLPSNLAEGSGRNGRKELINFLHLARGSLFEIGTQLEISHRLRFVSQENYAKLEERRATIQRMMNALISSLRKKGENND
- the fcl gene encoding GDP-L-fucose synthase translates to MTEEEKGAYSSTHYSQLTTDSKIYVAGHNGLVGSAIMRKLESEGFRNIVTRTFEELDLTNQKATREFFEKERPEYVFLAAAKVGGIQANSVYPADFIYINLMIECNVIKASHEFGVKKLLFLGSSCIYPKLAPQPIKEEYLLSGYLEETNEPYALAKISGMKMCQYFNKQYGTNFISVMPTNLYGPNDNFDLNTSHVLPALIRKFHEAKVNKAPYVEIWGTGTPRREFLFVDDLADACLFLMKNYSGNDFFNVGTGEDVTIRELAELIGEVVGCKGELKFDTSKPDGTPRKLLDVTRIHEAGWRHRIGLKKGLEKTYEWFSKTYL
- a CDS encoding S8 family peptidase, with translation MKRNIAVSIGLIVLVIAFMVSGCVKSIDVPRSPAIDWSVQAVDGQARVIIGFSGLPDKGLVKAFGGEVFAEFGFIKALSAKIPVEAIDGLLRNPHVVYVEPNIELHALEEQYLWGMNRIFGEESFEFPTWETSTGAGVKVAILDTGIDPSHPDLAGRVSEGVDFTGIGSSFDDNGHGTHVSGTVAAIYSNNDGVYGVAPDATLVPVKVLSASGSGTLESIIWGIQWAIDNDIDVINMSLGTSSDMQSLEDACNAAFADGILIVAAAGNSGNKPGNRDTVEYPGGYASVIAVAASDSNDARATFSSTGPDVELIAPGVSILSTIPGGDHAYYSGTSMASPHVAGVAALVLAAKPTLTNAEVRLILQQTAENLGLKQEHQGYGLVRADLAVQAASVTTPPASDTDPEPGTVTVSNISYSLSRNAKHMYVSVQLDPVVVGASVSIEVYLNNGSSPYFVGTITTDTSGVTKFTVVNAPSGSYSTVVTDVSAAGYTWDGVFPENSYSK